The Musa acuminata AAA Group cultivar baxijiao chromosome BXJ2-5, Cavendish_Baxijiao_AAA, whole genome shotgun sequence genomic interval CATGCCTTGAAGTCTGGTCCCCCGACCTGCATGACATTGTGAGCCCCTTGCATGTACTTGAACACTGCACCAAAGCACTCACTTGTCATTGCGTGCTATGTGTTTGATCCATTTACATATGCTCTACAAGTATCTATCTGTTTTATGCAGTTCTCAACATCTGATATGGCTTACCGAGGTTGTCGCCAACCCTGAACTCCTTGCCTTGGGTCCATGACGAGTAGTTGAAGTTCGGGAGCCAACCGGAGTCGTCGCCGACAGTAAAGTCTGCAGCTATGGCAGACTGTGGCACAGCGACGGCGGCGGCGAGAATGACAAGGACTGCGAGCAGCATATGGTGGGAAGCCATTGGAGCCAAACTCGACTGCTCGAAGCTCCTCAAAGCTAGCCTTGAGTTTGGATGCAGAGGAAACGCAGGCTGAGGCAGGCATATATAGATATGCATGACACCTTGGCTTGAACTATGTCTAAGGTCATCGGGAGCAGCAGGCGGAGGGCGGCAATGCAGCGCAGCCAGCTAGCTTAGACCTCGAGTAAGCTGTTGCCTGCAGCATGCAGCAAGCGATACAAAGAGGACGAAGAAAACGAAGAGGACAGAGACAGTGACATTGGCACTCTTCTCACAATGGATGTTGATAGTAATATAGAGATTTGAGACTATGACGCAATATTGTCATTCTGCTCACAACGCAGAAGAGAAGAACTATAGTTTCACAAATCAATTTTCACTCAAAtacaaattttaaatcatcatagtcaaatattttaatcataatcaaacttaaatttaattttataagctCTAGCAACATTGAGTTAACATCGAAGCCTCATTTCGGTTTGGGGCTTCCATGCTAAAACATTaagatatttaattttcttatattattttccatttttttcttatttttaggaaAATAAGACTACTCAGTGTGTGGAAAATGCTTAAAACTTTAAAAATTTTCTAAATAATGCTTCaacttaaaaaatatattcataGAAACTTGTAGCTCCTCCACGACTAAAAACAGAAGCTGTAGGTGAGGGCAAGTCATTCACATTCTTCTTTGCCCATGGTTGACGTCGAGGGGAGGTTGTCGACGATGATGATGAATCCAATGGAGAAGTAAAATGATCTTTTCATGTGATCAGGGATATTCTATGAAATTTTTCTGAAGTTGGGACATTGAAAATTTTTAAACTTATGGGCTTTTTTGATAAATTtaccaatatatatgtatatatatacatatatacttttATTTTGCACAATAAAATTGATGAAACAAAGGAAAGGAAGAGAAGGCATCCATGTTGCGCTGCACCACAATATTATATgctatctctttttttcttccaAAAGAATATAATAATGGCTCTGTTCATCGATGAACACAAAAAGGAATACAATCGTGAAGGTCAATTAGTCCTTTTTCTGTATTGTTTTAGAGATTTTAGTATACATAGTTAATCAATAAACATATTGGTGATGTTGACTAATCCATCGCAATGCCTTGGAACTCACGTTCAAATCCCCCCCCAAGCTAAGAAAGAATATTCGGAATACAAAGATTCGCTCTTCTTCTTTATTGAAAGCTTTGACCAGTGTAGCAACGTCCATTTTAATATGTATCTTTCAGATCATGTATTTACCCTCTCCTTCAAGCATATGCTTACAGCCAGCCAAAATGCATCTACCCTAATTTACGATATCCATCTTTCCATGACACATTTCGAGTCATGTATTTTTCCTGCTTAACGAATGCATTCATCACATTTTGAGTACAGTTAGTCTACGCTCCTCAATGGGAAAGATGAGCCCAACGTGAGACAAGCATACGACACACAACACATCAATCTTGCAACAGTGCAGCGTAGTGGAAGGTAGCCGATGAAGCATTCATGCCGCAGCGAccatggccgccgccgccgccgccatcagGGCGTGGTATGTTCGTGCTGCGATCATGTTCGGCGAGCGGGATGATGAAGGAGGTGGTGAAGAAGGAGCAAGTGGTGGCGGTGGAGGTTGTGAGGAAGGAGGTGAAGCAGGACTCATGGCTGCTGGTAGGACGTCGACGGCAAGCTTCTGGCCCCGGCTGCAGTGATCTCCAACCCCACAGATATACCATCTCTTTCCTGGGGCGTCGAGAGCCACCATGTCATTGCCGGTGGCAAAAACAATGGCTGCTGCACTTGCACTGCATGCCTCGAATTCGACTCCCCACACTTGCATGACGTTGTGAGCCCCTGCTTTGTACTTGAACACTGCGCATGCATTCATCACTCTAGTTTGATGTTTGAAATTTAAAGAGAAAACCTAAATTATGATTGTTTAATTCTTCAAccattctaatatatttttccaaGATTCTTTTTTTGTTGCTTGCTTGAGATatgtttctttcttctttatatTTGTTTTGCTCTTCTTGTTCAATCATTGAAAGAGACTTACCACTACTCAATCCTCAATCAGCCACACTATTTTGAGTGCTAGAGTTTAATATAAGTTGGAcccttttttaatagtttaagATGTTTGTCATGAAACTTTTATCTCCATTTTTCCCCAATGGATGTGAGAGTTTGGCATGGATTGCAATTTTTTCTAATAACTTAAGCTTATCAGATTATTgatcataaaattaaaattattaaaaattaattaataatgatTGTAAgtcaaactagttaaaattaagtttgatatcaattcaattcaaaattttaagGTAATAGATTATAGAATAGGCTGAAGAATATGTCATCGGACTCTCACGATATTTATTAATACGAGTCTCTTCTTCCgatcttacttttttttttttaatctttccttTATATAATTATTTCTATCATTCTCCTCTGATTCGATTGTCTTTCCCTCGTCCGTCCGTAAGGAtaggtataattaattttatccgTAACTATATATTCGATTATCTTTCCCTCGTTCGTAAAGGATAAGTATAGTTAATTTTATATGGAACCATAGCTTGGTCGATGGTATAATTAACTTTGTTCATATCGAAACTTCGACTCTTTATGAAGTTCATGAGTGTGAGTTAAACTAGTCAAGATTAACATATATCGAGTCAGACAtcaattcaataaaaaaaattaagttattaaATTATTGATTGGACTCGAATATATATTATCCAACTATCTCGATATTTATcagtatgatattatttttttagtcCTCTTTTTTCAACCATTctaacaaaaaaatctttatcaatcattttacataacttatcgaggttgtcgcCAACCTTGAACTGCTTGCCCTGAGCCCAGGATGTGTAATTGAAATATGGGAGCCAACCCTTCTCATCGCCTACAACGATATCTGCTGCCATGGCAGACTGTAGCGCAGCTGCGGCGAAGGAGAGAACTACGAACATGGTCTGCAGGGAAGCCATTGGAGCTCAAGCTGACTGCTATAAGCTTCTCAGAGCTCGACGTGCTAAGTGAGGCACATATAAGTACACTACGTCTTGGCATGGACATCATCATCTTCCGCCATTGTTGGTGGAGTCAGCTTGCGGGCGGAGGTCGGCATGCGTTGCTCCGTGTTCCAGCCTCGTGTTAGCTGTTGCCACAACATGCAATAAGAGAGAAACAAAAGAGCCCCGGCTTCCTTCCTTCTTGTTGTGCTACGATAATGCCGATGGAACTCATCGGATCAAAATTTCTTGTAACACTCTTTTATTTGTCTTATATTGGGTATTAGGGGATGAACATAACAAGTCAGACGTTTAAGTTTCTCTTATTTGATGAAATTACACAAAACACTTTCATTAATAGAAAAAACATAATCGTTTAGAAAAGAAAGAAGTGAGAAGAAGAAAATGGTAATTAAGCACAAAATGTGTTGTCCACATAAAAGAAGTATAATGTGAAAACGAACAATGAAACCATAGATAATTTGAGAGTCCAAAACAGTTGTGGTTGTCCACAAATAATTCAATTGGTCTATTTGAAGAACTCGACATTGAGAGCTGCTCATTTTGCTTGGAAGCATAAATAGGGAAGACTctgtttttatttcctttttgGTATTGCATCTCAGATACAAATCATGGATTCCACTATGCATTTTTATTTTCTAGCAAAACGTTTCGATATCTTAATTTTTTGGAATCACACACATACAATTTAAATAAGACATAACTCAAATCTCCTGCATAATCCTGGACTGATATGCGACATGATGAACAGAGAGTTCACATGTCAATCGGAATTGGATCCCAGTGATCAATGTCACTGATCCAAAATCTAATGAGTTCAGGCTGATGATAGGAAAAGAAACAGTCGATTGGGAACTCATGTTTAGAATCAAAAGCAAGAATCACACTGACATCtcatttgtatttcttttggttcTCAAGAGCAAGGAAGTCTACACGATACCCACCTCAAAAAACCAGAGATAGAAACAGAGGTAAAGATTCCAATAACACAGACCTAATTTGCCAACTATTGGCATAGCAATGACAGACAGACTGACATTATTGATAACATTCATAGAATTTTTATCTTTGACTAAGAATCACTAGAGCTGCGACGGTAGGGTGGTAGTCGAGCCTCACTTGGTGCTGGCCAATTGGGTGCGGAGGAGCTTCGCTGCGGAAACCATGTTGGTCAGAGCAGGCTTAACTTCACCATACTTGCGAGTCTTGAGCCCACAGTCTGGGTTAACCCAGAGAATGTTAGTCTCGAGAACGGCAAGCATTTTGTTGATGCGGTCGGCAATCTCCTCTGTGGATGGTATCCTCGGAGAGTGGATGTCGTACACGCCTGGGCCAATACCAGCACCATACTTCACTCCCTCACGGAACACAGAGAGGAGCTTCTCGTCAGAACGGGAGTTCTCAATTGTGATCACGTCGGCATCCATGTCGATGATGGAATGGATGATATCATTGAAGTTAGAGTAGCACATGTGGGTGTGAATCTGTATGAGACAACTCATCAGACAAAGATAATCTAATCAACGAATACAAGATCTCTAAGATTCAGATAGATATCAAGGCTACGGAAGCATTGGAAGATGACAAGGGAACCTGAGTAGTGTCCTGGACGCCACAGTTTGTGATCCTGAAGGAATGAACAGCCCAGTCCAAATAGAAAGCTTGCTCGGACTTGCGAAGAGGAAGGCCTTCTCGGAGAGCTGCTTCATCTATTTGGATAACCTGAACATTAAACATGAAAGAACCTCAATTAAATTGCACATAAATATGACAATTTTTCCTCTTAATTTGGTtgttcttttttttgttcttctttctctAGGGAAATTATCTTTTGGAAGTTTCAATCTGAGAAAAAGAAATAACAATATTTTTCACTTTTGTGGATTCACAAGTGCCACACTGGATGTAGTCATGTGACATTGTCAATGATCACTGAATTTAAAATAGAACATGCAAATTTCAGTTTACAGGGTGCCATATAAACAGTACCATCAATGTTTCACATTTGTACTTGATGTTTGTGCACACATGTATCCATTTACATAAATGGTATATAGGCATAGGCAAGAAGGGCCAGGGAATCTTAATAACTTATGTAAAGGAAATGTTTACACAGCTCACCCTTCATATTGGATGGCTATGAAAAAGTTACCAGATAGTTTCAGCATACAGATGAATCTGAACAGACAATATTTTGTACTGCTCAATCCAGACAAATTCAGGATTTAGACCAGCAAGAGCTAAAGGttaccttttttatttttgtttcaccAACTCGTTCAAAACTTCAAATGGTTTAATAGAAGTTTTTCAAGAGATAGACTTACCTGAATACCAGCAGCTTCCAAATCCTCGACTTCTTTCTTGATAGCAAGAGCAATCTGATAGCAAGTCTCAAACCTGGAGGTAAGAACATAAAATATTATACAAACTTTAATGAAAAGAAAGTAACTTCTACAGAATTTAATCTTTATGAGCACATTAGCAACAAGGCTCACCTTGGTTGGTCATTTCTAACAAATGACCAATTGAGAATTGTGACTGGGCCTGTCAACATTCCCTTCATTGGACGAGCAGTCATGCTCTGAGCCATTTTAGACCAGAAAACAGTCATTGCCTTGGGACGGCTAACATCACCGTAAATAATGGGAGGCTTAACACATCGAGATCCATAAGATTGCACCCAACCATTGACTGTGAATGCAAAGCCTGATAGCTGTTCCCCAAAGTACTCAACCATGTCGTTCCTCTGTGGAAAACAAAATTCAAATTTAAGCTTAGCATTGAATtactagattatatatatatatatatatatatatatatatatatatatatatatatatatatatgccaataAAAGTTTGTGTTGGACACCATGCAGTAAATTTTAGTCTAACACATGCCTCCCTGCTACATTTAATTCCAAATGTTCCCAAAACGAAACCATATAACATATTCAACATGCTTACCTCTGGCTCTCCATGGACCAGGACGTCAATATCAAGTTCTTCTTGGAGCTTAACAACTTTGCTGATTTCCTCTTTGATGGCCTTCACATATTCCTCCTCAGAGATTCTGCAAATATACATGGTGATAAATATAAGAACTGGACATGGAGTTGAATAATGCCAAAACAAAAGGCATGTTGTTAGGAAGCACCCACTTATTTGCCTTGCATTCGCGTCGGACTCTCCGAAGATCCATTGTTTGAGGGAATGAACCAATTGTGGTTGTAGGAAGAATTGGAAGGTTCAGCTTCTTCTGTTGTGCATCTAGCCTAGCACTAACATTGGTAACTCGACGATGGTCAGAGCCCTTCAAAGCAGCAGCCTGCAATGCAATGCCATTGTTGAATTCTTAAACCTTTCAGAGAAACCAGAAATGAGCAACAAATTTTAGATACCTACCGCCTTTTGAACTTCTTCATTGGTCACCCTAGGAGATGACTTTCTTGAAGATTGAGCAGCTGCATTAGCTGAGAAGAAAGCCTGTGCACATAAACCAACAGTCATAATCAGACCTTAATGGTTCTGGCAATTGGGTAATCAATAAGATAGCTGCATATTAGAGTTTGCAAACGGGTGATGTGCATCGCACTTCCATGCTCTGGAGTTTTATATTTCTTGAGACTAAATGGCTTCAACATGCAGAAAAAGTTCACTAATATCTCGCTAACAACCAAAGTTGAATAAAACAAAAACCTTAATAAGAAAGTTGTTTAAAATAAGGTAATTCAAGGATTTCCATGTTAATTTGCACACATCATGTCAATCAATGCTGAAGGTGATATGGCTAGACCAACCTTCTTTTTTATTGTGCCAATTCTTGTGTCGACTGCTAAAGCACGAAACCATAACATGCCAAATAGATACTAGAGCAGAATCATAAGGATACTTGTAATGGGACTATAAACCAAATCAATTTCCTCTGTCTTAGAAGGAAGACAAGAAAATGACATCATAGGTAGTGATGAGTACCTCATCCTTCTGACCAGCCAATGCTTTAGCCAATGCATTTACTTCAACCACTTTTTGTGCAGCAAAAGCAAGCCATGACTTAATCTCAGAATCCAGCTTTGTCTCATTAACAAGGTCAACAGCAGTGTGCATGAGTGAGCATGAAGTTGAGACGACAAGCTTGTCTACGGACACAACAAATACCATCAGCAGTATATTGAAAGGAATCTAGCTGGAAAGAGAAGAAAGGTAAAGCATGAACCTTTGCCCACGATGGCCTCAAGAGCCTGGAGAGTACTGAGAGAGGATGCAAGATCATTCGCCCAAATGTTCCTTCCATCCACGACTCCAGCAAAAAGATACTTACCAGCTGGAAAGCCTGCACTCTTGACCAAGTCAAGTgtcttggttccacgaatgagatCAAGCCCAACACCTGAGATACCCTTCAAAGCAGTGATGGTCCTGTAAAATGCTTAAGAACAATGAGCTCTTCGAAGAATAAAGATGTAATGTGGAACAACAGTCAGAATAATCACAAACTTACTTGTATGCTTCTGCAGGAACATCAGCGAAGTAAGTTTCAATAAGCACATTCAAGCCAGATAATGATGATTCTAGTTCCGTGTAGGCCTTTGTGAATGCCTCCAATTGGTGAGACTCAAGATCCATGACAAGGGTTGGCTCATCAAACTGGATCCATGAAGCACCAGCTGCTTTTAGCTCAGCAGTAACTTCCCTGTGTATGGTGATACCATAAGTACAGAAAGTATAAAGgaggaaaaggaaaataaaacaaaatggaCCAGAAGCTTATTTAGGATCCTTACTTGTAAATGGGCAGAATATTTCCGAGAAGTGAAAGAGGAGAAAATGATTTCTCAACACCTTTAGCAGGTTTTGAGAGCAACAAGTATGTCACAGGGCCAATGAGTACTGGAACAGTCTCAATTCCGAGCTGTGTGATtggaagaaagaaaacaaaacttGATTACTGGATACATTTCACAAAATATATAATACAGTTGGAGAGGTTGAAATGAAGAATCATGAAGCTACAATATATCCTGTTCCAAACCATTGTAATGTCAAGAGCTAAAAGGTACCGACAGATGTGAAACCATTTCCACCTTGATAATCAGACTAGAAATGTACATGAAAAGGCTTAAATCCTCTACACAATTGGAGTCATTTCTTTCAATAATCTAGTTCAACCACATGGGAATAGGGTTCACTAGAGTTCACATTAGTAACACAAGTAGTGTGCATTGACTCAAACAGTTAAGCAATTAGTAGGCATCAAAACAGGGCACCATCAAGTTTATACATATTCCTTCATGAAATGAAAactgatattatgactaaagcaaTCCAGAAATGTCAGAAATCTCACATACTCCAAGTACTACTAGCTAAAACATTAGACACCTCAAATCAGAGAGAAAGAAATTTCAAGTTTAAGATCACATAAAAAACAAGGTGGCAAATAGCAAGAATGAAGACATGGAAAACATGATGTCTAAAAGATAGTGCCAAAATAGATAAAACTTTCAAACATGATCAAGGAAACTTATAGAATAATGATGTGGAGTGAGGTGATTACCGCCTTTGCCTCCTTGTATTCGGACACCGCCTTGTGAGAAGAGTAGGTGAACTTTGTGTTTGGGCCCAACTCCGGGACAATGAAATGACTAGACAAATAGAATACGTCAACATGTCAGTAATGGTACAAGAAcgaaaaagaaatcaaattagATGATAGGAAGCTTAAGATGGCTTACTAGTTGGTGTCGAACCACTTGGTCATTTCCATAGCAGGCACAGAGGCATTTCCCCTAGCCATGGAGAAATAAATATCAAATCCAATCTCTGCACCAGTATAGTTGTACCTCTCAGGAACGGCACCAAGCATTGCTGTGGTGTCAAGCACTTGATCATAGTAAGAAAAAGTATTGCTAGGAATGTATTTGATCCCAGCATCAGCCATTTGCTTCCAGATGGAACATCTGAGATCAGTTGCAACTTTCTGCAAATCATCGGCACTGCTCTTCCCATCCCAAAAAGACTCCAATGCAAATTTGAGCTCTCGCTTGGGCCCCATGCGAGGATATCCAACAATGTGTGATGCCATCTTTCTAGAAATGCCAAGAGAAGAAAACATAATAAGTTCTTGAGAATCAAAATATCAAACCTTGGTACAGATAACCACAACAGAACAGAAAAACACATGGATGGATAAAATAAGATTAACCAGAAAAAAACATGGTAAGGTTTCCTAACCAAATAAACTATATATTTGTAAACTCTCCATCTCGTCAAGTTGCATCTTATTATCCATCTATTACAGATAGGTAAACCAAACTGTTTAACATGTAAACACTTCTAATCAAACCAACTTTCCCATAACGGCTTAGATAAGAGAACTTGTTATGTATCTTTCTGTGCAGAAAACAAGTGATAAACACGAAGCAAagtaccttttttttttatcataaaactaTGAAAGCAACTACTGAGAATTGGAACTAAATTTTTTTCCTGAGAAAAGAGTAAACAGGGGCAATTTCTACTTTCTCTGATGCTAAGACCATGGCACGCTAGGGTGTGTAGACTATACAAAGTTGAATATCAGTGTCATGCAACAATTAATCGGTCACCTCCCGATTAAACCATATGCCATCACTTCCAATGCAGAAAAGGGTAAAGTAATGTATCACGAGTTCATTGCATTgtataaaatattcataagaaaGATCATTTGCAATCACAATGAAAAGACAAGGATAAATTGCAAAACTAGTGATAGAAATAGGAtcagaagaggagtcggtgctaAGAATCAAACCCAACCAAGAGAGACGGAAATGTAAATCTCTCACACAAACAACAAAGCTTCACAAAACAATAAAATGTAAATCTCTCACGAAAGATCAATCAAATGTTGAGAACGATGACCCATGATATAGATCTACATGCCAAAGTAGCAACGCAACCAGTTCTACATGAAATCACCATGTCATGTAATGATACCACATCATTAAGATAGAAAGGTTCGATCTTTCACACCAGATACACCAGATCTAATTCGTATTAATCATCAGAAACCCAGGAAAAGACGCGGATTCAACATGTCACACACACAAACAGTAAAACCGAAAGCATTTCCAATCAGTCGTGACCAGATCTACAAGAAACCATGCACGCAGAACCAGATCCAAAAGCAAACCCAGCCCAATGATCAACATCCAGAACCAAATAAAACAGATCCGAGACACACCCACAACCCAGAACAAAATTTCAAGAGGAGAAGCCAACTTGGGAGCAAGAAATGGCGAAGATTCAGCAAATGACGAGATAAACCACAAGCTCAAGCAGCAGAGAAGCAGACCAACCGGAAGAGCCTCGAAAATAGGAAACAAAAGCAGTTCTAGATCCAATCTGTCCAAAAAAAAGGCTTCTCTTTGGGCAGATAAAAAGGGGAAAAGAAGCGCGAAAGGAGGAACGTGGACAAGACTGAAGCGTCGAAGTAG includes:
- the LOC135613219 gene encoding uclacyanin 1-like; translated protein: MNACAVFKYKAGAHNVMQVWGVEFEACSASAAAIVFATGNDMVALDAPGKRWYICGVGDHCSRGQKLAVDVLPAAMSPASPPSSQPPPPPLAPSSPPPSSSRSPNMIAARTYHALMAAAAAAMVAAA
- the LOC135612069 gene encoding 5-methyltetrahydropteroyltriglutamate--homocysteine methyltransferase 1-like — encoded protein: MASHIVGYPRMGPKRELKFALESFWDGKSSADDLQKVATDLRCSIWKQMADAGIKYIPSNTFSYYDQVLDTTAMLGAVPERYNYTGAEIGFDIYFSMARGNASVPAMEMTKWFDTNYHFIVPELGPNTKFTYSSHKAVSEYKEAKALGIETVPVLIGPVTYLLLSKPAKGVEKSFSPLSLLGNILPIYKEVTAELKAAGASWIQFDEPTLVMDLESHQLEAFTKAYTELESSLSGLNVLIETYFADVPAEAYKTITALKGISGVGLDLIRGTKTLDLVKSAGFPAGKYLFAGVVDGRNIWANDLASSLSTLQALEAIVGKDKLVVSTSCSLMHTAVDLVNETKLDSEIKSWLAFAAQKVVEVNALAKALAGQKDEAFFSANAAAQSSRKSSPRVTNEEVQKAAAALKGSDHRRVTNVSARLDAQQKKLNLPILPTTTIGSFPQTMDLRRVRRECKANKISEEEYVKAIKEEISKVVKLQEELDIDVLVHGEPERNDMVEYFGEQLSGFAFTVNGWVQSYGSRCVKPPIIYGDVSRPKAMTVFWSKMAQSMTARPMKGMLTGPVTILNWSFVRNDQPRFETCYQIALAIKKEVEDLEAAGIQVIQIDEAALREGLPLRKSEQAFYLDWAVHSFRITNCGVQDTTQIHTHMCYSNFNDIIHSIIDMDADVITIENSRSDEKLLSVFREGVKYGAGIGPGVYDIHSPRIPSTEEIADRINKMLAVLETNILWVNPDCGLKTRKYGEVKPALTNMVSAAKLLRTQLASTK